A genomic region of Melopsittacus undulatus isolate bMelUnd1 chromosome 5, bMelUnd1.mat.Z, whole genome shotgun sequence contains the following coding sequences:
- the IL26 gene encoding interleukin-26, giving the protein MKVYSIFRSGHFLVLLCLFTVEGKKSPTVKHTCRKGLLLQVTENLYIKATSLKSSVPKDLIKNTRLLKKTTKTLFMLPCAPSTRLTSTVKNLRKAFLKLGERGIYKAIHELDILLPWIQEYIQTII; this is encoded by the exons ATGAAAGTATATTCTATTTTCAGATCTGGGCATTTTTTagttctgctttgtcttttcacTGTGGAAGGCAAAAAGTCGCCAACAGTGAAGCATACCTGCCGAAAAGGACTCCTCTTGCAAGTGACGGAGAACCTGTATATCAAGGCAACTAGTTTAAAATCATCTGTTCCT AAGGATCTGATCAAGAACACAAGACTGCttaaaaagacaacaaaaacgCTGTTTATG CTTCCATGTGCTCCATCCACAAGGTTAACTTCTACAGTCAAAAACTTAAGGAAAGCATTTCTTAAG CTTGGAGAGAGGGGAATCTACAAGGCCATCCATGAGCTGGATATTCTCCTTCCCTGGATTCAGGAATACATACAAACCATCATATGA